Genomic segment of Geminocystis herdmanii PCC 6308:
CCCGGAGAAGAACAAAGATTTGAAAGTGGTATTGGTGCCAGTAATACCATTCGTCCTTTAGTCAAAAGAGAAGTAAATTCTGGTTTAATCCGTTTACGGGATGGGCAAACTCTTATTTTATCAGGTATCATCTCTGATGAGGAAAGAACTCTTGTGTCTAAAATTCCTTTTTTGGGAGACTTACCTATTATCGGTAGTCTTTTCCGCTCAACCTTTAAGGATAAAAGTCGCTCAGAAGTGATTGTGATGGTTACTCCTCAAGTTATTAATGATTCTGAGGGTAATAGCGGTTTTGGTTATCATTACACTCCTTCCCGTGAAACAGGAAATTACTTACGAGAAAAAGGTTTCAATTTACCCACAAATCCCTATTAATTTTCTAATAGACATAAATTAAAAAAAGTGTTCAGTTTTGAGGATTTTTTTCCTCAAGTGAACACTTTTGATTTTATTTTTAAAATACTTCTAACCAATGATGCAAAATAGATTGTGAATTTTTAAATTAATTAAAATAACTTACAATCTTTGTTGTCTTTTGCCCCTTGCCTTTTGTCTTTCATAAAGTAAACATACAATTAATTTTGCCTATTTACTTATAACGGCGGTGCATCGCCCTACTTAATTTTATGCCCAATCTCTCGATTGTAAGAAATATTCTGTTAATTTTGCTTCCACGCTTCCTGCTTCGGGTTTATAGCCATATTCCCAACGGGTAAGAGGAGGTAAAGACATTAAAATAGATTCTGTTCGTCCATTAGTTTGTAAACCAAAAATAGTACCTCGATCGTACACTAAATTAAATTCCACATAACGCCCACGACGATATAATTGGAATTGACGCTCTCTGTCTCCATATTCCATACTGTTACGGCGTTCGACAATGGGGATATAAGAAGGTAAAAAGGCATTACCACAACTTTGAGCAAAATTAAATAAATCTTCCCAAGAATGAGACACTTGACCCACTTTTTCGCTATACTGATGAGCTAATCCATTATGATCTGAGCCTCCATAAAGAATACCTCGATCGTCCAAATAATCAAAGAAAATGCCACCAATACCACGAGCTTCCTGACGATGTTTTAAGTAAAAATACTCATCACACCAACGCTTAAAGGCAGGATAGTATTCAGGATGATGCTTGTCACAGGCTTGTTTTAAAGTTTGGTGAAAATGAATCGCATCTTCTTCAAAACCATAGTAGGGAGTTAAATCTGCACCACCGCCAAACCACCATACAGGACCTGCTTCAAAGTAACGATAATTGAGGTGTACTGTAGGTACATAGGGATTTTTAGGATGCAATACCATAGATGTACCTGTAGCGTAAAAACCATGCCCTGCTGCTTCGGGACGTTGTACTAAAATGGAAGGTGGTAAAGTATCGCCCCACACTTCCGAAAAATTAACCCCCCCTTGTTCAAAAACGCCACCATCTGAGATTACTCTTGTGCGTCCTCCGCCTCCTTCTTCTCTTTGCCAGTTGTCTTCATGAAATTTTGCTTTTCCATCCACTGCCTCTAAACCTTGACAAATTTGATCTTGTAATGTTTTCACAAATTCTCTAGCTTTTTCTCTGGAATTGCTAGGGGGTAAGTTATTTTGAATAGCTGTTTTTTCTTGAGTTAATACCGTCATTGATTTTGTTTATAGTGATTATTTGATTTTATATTGATAACTATATAGCGATTAATTGTTTAGTGCCAAGATAACTTATTAAAACTTTACATTTACTTTGATTGATAAATTTTATCTCGAATTAAATCTATCCTTTGCTATATTAAAATGATAATCATTATCTTTTAATTAAAGTATGTCTTTATTATTACATCGCCCTAGACGTTTACGCCGTACAGAATCACTTCGATCGATGGTACAAGAGAACCAATTAACCGTCAATGATTTAATTTATCCCGTATTTGTGATAGAAGGGGAAAACATCAAACAGGAAATACCCTCCATGCCGAATTGTTATCGTTTTTCCCTCGATTTATTACTTTTAGAATTACAAGAAGTATTTGATTTAGGCATAAATGCGATCGCACTTTTTCCCTTAATTGCTGATGAAAAAAAAGACAACGAAGGTAAAGAAAGTTATAACCCTAATGGTTTAGTACAACGTACCGTCAAAACTATTAAAACAAAAATACCACAATTAACCGTAATTACCGATATTGCCCTTGATCCTTACTCTACTTACGGTCATGATGGTATTGTTAAAGACGGAGAAATATTGAATGATGAAACTGTGGAAGTCTTAGTAAAAATGGCGTTATCCCATGCTGAGGCAGGAGCGGATATGGTTGCACCTTCGGATATGATGGACGGTAGAATTGGGGCAATTAGAAAAGCATTGGATGAGGAAGGTTGGATAAATACAGGAATCCTAGCCTATTCAGCAAAATATGCCTCAGCTTATTATGGACCCTTTCGAGATGCTTTAGAGTCAGCACCAAAATTTGGCGATAAAAAAACTTATCAGATGGATTACGCCAACGGGAAAGAAGCGATTAAAGAAGTAGCTTTAGATATTAAAGAGGGTGCAGATATGGTAATGATTAAACCAGCTTTAGCCTATTTAGACATTATTCGACGAGTGCGAGACTATACCAATTTACCCGTAGTCGCCTATAACGTTAGTGGTGAGTATTCGATGATAAAAGCAGGTAGTCAAAGAGGTTGGATAGATGAGGATAAAGTAGTGTTAGAAACCCTTACCAGTATGAAAAGGGCAGGTGCAGACTTGATTTTTACCTATTTTGCCAAACAAGTAGCCCAACAGTTAAGCCAACATTCATAATATATTATTGTTCGATCGAGCAGGTTCGTAGTAACCCCTTTAGGGGTTATTATGGCGACTAAAGCCATAAGGGTTGAATAGTATTCAACCCCTACAAATAAAACTGTAGCAAATTACTTAATTAAGATTTGTATTTCATTATCTGTAAAACCAAATTGTCTAAAAATTCTGAGTACATAAGGAGGGGACATTTCTTTTGCCCCTATATCAATAGGCACAACTCTTTTTTTGCCCTCAAATTCACGAAAGTATAGACGATGATCTCCTTTTCCTTCTCGATAATATTGACACCCAGCTTTTTCTAAAATCTTAATTAGTTCTTTGGGTTTAAGGGAAGGTATATTTTTAGGCATATACTTTCCTTAATTCATAAATATCTGTTTCTTCTTCTATAGTTAAAAATTCGTGTAATTCTTTAATGGAGAGAGGAGAGGAATAAATATCATCTTCAGATTGATAAATTTCTTCAAAAGAGACGATCGCTTCTTGAAGTTTATCAATAGCTTGTTGTTGAGTTTCACCCTGTGCCACTAAACCATTCTCTAAACATAATGAAACCCAATATTTTTTACTTTCTCTTAA
This window contains:
- the hemB gene encoding porphobilinogen synthase, giving the protein MSLLLHRPRRLRRTESLRSMVQENQLTVNDLIYPVFVIEGENIKQEIPSMPNCYRFSLDLLLLELQEVFDLGINAIALFPLIADEKKDNEGKESYNPNGLVQRTVKTIKTKIPQLTVITDIALDPYSTYGHDGIVKDGEILNDETVEVLVKMALSHAEAGADMVAPSDMMDGRIGAIRKALDEEGWINTGILAYSAKYASAYYGPFRDALESAPKFGDKKTYQMDYANGKEAIKEVALDIKEGADMVMIKPALAYLDIIRRVRDYTNLPVVAYNVSGEYSMIKAGSQRGWIDEDKVVLETLTSMKRAGADLIFTYFAKQVAQQLSQHS
- a CDS encoding type II toxin-antitoxin system HicB family antitoxin, translated to MNFHTIILRESKKYWVSLCLENGLVAQGETQQQAIDKLQEAIVSFEEIYQSEDDIYSSPLSIKELHEFLTIEEETDIYELRKVYA
- the hemF gene encoding oxygen-dependent coproporphyrinogen oxidase — protein: MTVLTQEKTAIQNNLPPSNSREKAREFVKTLQDQICQGLEAVDGKAKFHEDNWQREEGGGGRTRVISDGGVFEQGGVNFSEVWGDTLPPSILVQRPEAAGHGFYATGTSMVLHPKNPYVPTVHLNYRYFEAGPVWWFGGGADLTPYYGFEEDAIHFHQTLKQACDKHHPEYYPAFKRWCDEYFYLKHRQEARGIGGIFFDYLDDRGILYGGSDHNGLAHQYSEKVGQVSHSWEDLFNFAQSCGNAFLPSYIPIVERRNSMEYGDRERQFQLYRRGRYVEFNLVYDRGTIFGLQTNGRTESILMSLPPLTRWEYGYKPEAGSVEAKLTEYFLQSRDWA
- a CDS encoding type II toxin-antitoxin system HicA family toxin; this encodes MPKNIPSLKPKELIKILEKAGCQYYREGKGDHRLYFREFEGKKRVVPIDIGAKEMSPPYVLRIFRQFGFTDNEIQILIK